In the Camelus bactrianus isolate YW-2024 breed Bactrian camel chromosome 17, ASM4877302v1, whole genome shotgun sequence genome, one interval contains:
- the ITIH4 gene encoding inter-alpha-trypsin inhibitor heavy chain H4 isoform X8: MGPEQQPGAPAERKGALWPHLSLLRNKVYPSCLDPSSSCPTQTPPRAVWCLCSGPTDVVTLTWPPGFCLPEAALWPSSSWPPLCFSQAGLMENGLVHHCVPRPWGTWWRHLTGVRGGGGLVDLPEGVPVSTSHLTCLSSGHIPVPSQGPQDIDSLPPYLRPLRVLAYRFQFPRTYPRRGGAASKLLIHSPLPLKFRSHLPGTGAKMKTPAPVHAWDIVLVLLSLLLAILQTTTAQKNGINIYSLTVDSKVSSRFAHTVVTSRVVNRANTVQEATFQMELPKKAFITNFSMIIDGVTYPGNIKEKSVAQKKYSAAVSRGESAGLVQATGRKTEKFQVSVSVAPAAKVTFELVYEELLSRRLGAYELLLQIHPQQLVKHLQMDVHIFEPQGISFLETESTFMTNELAKALTTFQNQTKAHIQFKPTLSQQQISPEQQDTVLNGNFIIRYDVNRTSSGGSIQIENGYFVHYFAPEGLSTLSKNVIFVIDKSGSMSGRKIQQTQEALLKILDDLRPYDQFNLISFSGEATQWKPQLVPASAENVKEAKSYVAGIQAQGGTNINDAMLMAVQLLERANREELLPARSVTLIVLLTDGDPTVGETNPSRIQKNVQEAIDGQYSLFCLGFGFDVSYAFLEKLALDNGGLARRIYEDSDSALQLQDFYQEVANPLLTSVAFEYPSNAVEAVTQDHFRLFFKGSELVVAGKLRDQSPDILSARVRGQLNLEDITFVTESSVAEQEEAFRSPKYIFHSFMERLWAYLTIQQLLEQIKQTQERLLRSCSLWNSFHERQNVQNNSRSFRAGTRLPNEIRTTWTFWTYSSSLSS, translated from the exons ATGGGGCCTGAACAGCAGCCGGGGGCCCCTGCAGAGAGAAAGGGGGCTCTTTggccccacctctctctcctcaGAAATAAGGTGTATCCATCCTGCCTTGACCCCAGCAGCTCCTGCCCCACTCAGACACCCCCAAGGGCTGTTTGGTGTCTTTGCAGCGGCCCCACTGATGTGGTCACACTGACATGGCCTCCAGGCTTCTGCCTCCCAGAAGCCGCCCTCTGGCCCTCATCTTCCTGGCCACCTCTCTGCTTCTCCCAGGCTGGGCTTATGGAAAATGGGCTGGTTCACCACTGTGTCCCCAGACCCTGGGGAACGTGGTGGCGgcatctgactggtgtgaggggtGGTGGTGGCCTAGTGGACCTTCCAGAAGGGGTACCAGTATCCACCTCCCACCTGACCTGCCTCTCCTCAGGACACATTCCCGTCCCCAGCCAAGGTCCACAGGACATTGACAGTTTGCCTCCTTATCTGAGGCCACTGCGAGTTTTGGCTTACAGATTCCAGTTTCCTAGAACCTACCCCCGCAGGGGCGGGGCAGCCAGCAAGTTACTAATTCATTCCCCACTTCCTCTCAAGTTCAGAAGCCACCTGCCAGGCACTGGAGCCAAAATGAAGACTCCAGCCCCTGTCCACGCCTGGGACATCGTGCTGGTCCTGCTCTCGCTACTACTGGCCATCCTCCAGACTACCACAGCCCAAAAG AATGGCATCAACATCTACAGCCTCACTGTGGACTCCAAGGTCTCATCCCGATTTGCCCACACAGTTGTCACCAGCCGGGTGGTCAACAGGGCCAATACTGTGCAGGAGGCCACCTTCCAGATGGAGCTGCCCAAGAAAGCCTTCATCACCAACTTCTCCAT gatcATCGATGGTGTGACCTACCCAGGGAACATCAAGGAGAAGTCTGTAGCCCAGAAGAAGTACAGCGCTGCCGTGTCCAGAGGAGAGAGCGCCGGCCTCGTCCA GGCCACTGGAAGAAAGACAGAGAAGTTCCAGGTGTCGGTCAGTGTTGCTCCCGCTGCCAAGGTCACTTTCGAGCTGGTGTACGAGGAGCTGCTGTCACGGCGTCTGGGGGCATACGAGCTGCTGCTGCAAATTCATCCTCAGCAGCTGGTCAAGCATCTGCAG ATGGACGTTCATATCTTCGAGCCTCAAGGCATCAGCTTTCTGGAGACAGAGAGCACCTTCATGACCAATGAACTGGCAAAGGCCCTCACCACCTTCCAGAACCAGACCAAG GCTCACATCCAATTCAAGCCGACGCTCTCTCAGCAGCAAATATCTCCAGAGCAACAGGACACAGTCCTGAATGGCAACTTCATCATCCGCTATGATGTCAATCGGACCTCCTCTGGGGGTTCCATTCAG ATCGAGAATGGCTACTTTGTGCACTACTTTGCCCCTGAGGGCCTGTCCACGCTATCTAAGAACGTGATCTTTGTCATTGACAAGAGTGGCTCCATGAGCGGCAGGAAAATACAGCAG ACTCAGGAAGCCCTACTTAAGATCCTGGATGACCTCCGCCCCTACGACCAGTTCAACCTCATCAGCTTCAGTGGGGAAGCAACCCAGTGGAAGCCACAGCTGGTGCCAGCCTCAGCTGAGAACGTGAAAGAGGCCAAGAGCTACGTTGCTGGCATCCAGGCCCAGGGAG GGACCAATATAAACGATGCGATGCTGATGGCCGTGCAGCTGCTGGAAAGAGCCAACCGAGAGGAGCTGCTGCCTGCAAGGAGCGTCACCCTCATCGTCCTCCTCACTGATGGTGACCCCACTGTGG GGGAGACCAACCCCTCGAGGATCCAGAAGAATGTGCAGGAAGCCATCGATGGTCAGTACAGCCTCTTCTGCCTGGGCTTTGGCTTCGACGTCAGCTACGCCTTCCTGGAGAAGCTGGCACTGGACAATGGCGGCCTGGCCCGGCGCATCTATGAAGACTCCGACTCCGCCCTGCAGCTCCAG GACTTCTACCAGGAGGTGGCCAACCCACTGCTGACGTCGGTAGCCTTCGAGTATCCAAGCAACGCTGTGGAGGCTGTCACGCAGGACCACTTCCGGTTGTTCTTCAAAGGCTCCGAGTTGGTGGTAGCTGGGAAGCTCCGGGACCAGAGCCCTGATATACTCTCCGCCAGAGTCAGGGGGCAGCTG AACCTGGAGGACATCACGTTCGTAACAGAGTCCAGTGTGGCAGAGCAGGAGGAGGCGTTCCGGAGCCCCAAGTACATCTTCCACAGCTTCATGGAGAGACTCTGGGCGTACCTGACCATCCAGCAACTGCTTGAGCAAAT AAAGCAGACACAGGAACGTCTACTCAG GTCCTGCTCTCTTTGGAACTCATTCCATGAGAGACAGAATGTCCAGAATAACAG CCGGAGTTTTCGGGCAGGGACCCGGCTTCCCAATGAGATTCGGACAACTTGGACCTTCTGGACCTATTCATCCTCCTTATCTTCCTGA